CCCAAACCTATGGTTGAAATAGGTGGTAAGCCTATTCTATGGCATATCATGAAGATTTACTCTGCTTTTGGTTTTAATGAATTTATAATATGTCTTGGTTATAAGGGTTATATGATTAAGGAATATTTTTCAAGTTATTTTTTACATCAATCAGATGTGACAATAGACATAAAGAGCAATAAAATTGAAGTTCATAATAATGTTTGTGAACCTTGGAAGGTGACATTAGTAGATACAGGTTTGCACACAATGACAGGCGGGAGAATTAAAAGGATAAAGAAATATATTGGGAATAGTACTTTTATGTTAACTTATGGAGATGGGGTAGGCAATATAGACTTAAAAGACCTTGTGGAATTTCATAAAAAGCACAGGAAATATGTTACCCTGACAGCTGTCCAGCCATCAGGGAGATTCGGAGCCTTAGAGATAAATCAGAAGAACGAAGTTACAAGTTTCCAAGAAAAGCCAAAAGGAGACAATGTTTGGGTCAATGGCGGTTTCTTTGTGTTAGAACCTAAAATTTTTGATTACATTGAAGGGGACGAGACTATGTGGGAGCGTGAACCTCTTGAAAATCTATCTAGAGATAAGCAGTTAGTAGCATATAAGCACAAAGGTTTTTGGATGTGTATGGATACTTTGAGAGATAAGAGAACATTGGAAGCATTATGGAATTCAGGTAATCCTCCTTGGAAAATTTGGAAGGACTAGAAAGAAAAAATGAATGTTCTTCTCACCGGAGCCACAGGTTTTTTGGGCGGTCATCTTTTGCCTGAACTAATAAAAAAGGGTTATAAAATTATTATCCTTAAGCGTTCCT
The Caldisericia bacterium DNA segment above includes these coding regions:
- the rfbF gene encoding glucose-1-phosphate cytidylyltransferase, whose translation is PKPMVEIGGKPILWHIMKIYSAFGFNEFIICLGYKGYMIKEYFSSYFLHQSDVTIDIKSNKIEVHNNVCEPWKVTLVDTGLHTMTGGRIKRIKKYIGNSTFMLTYGDGVGNIDLKDLVEFHKKHRKYVTLTAVQPSGRFGALEINQKNEVTSFQEKPKGDNVWVNGGFFVLEPKIFDYIEGDETMWEREPLENLSRDKQLVAYKHKGFWMCMDTLRDKRTLEALWNSGNPPWKIWKD